From the Bacteroidia bacterium genome, one window contains:
- a CDS encoding response regulator, which produces MQKIMLVDDDVDIIETYKPVLEAAGYEVRYAHDSQAGFRLFKDFHPDAAVIDLAMEHFDAGFALCKRIKDTPEGEHMPVIIMTSAGHDTGIRLSTQSEEEKQWIKADHYLDKPVPPQDLVQFLHDRVLKAVG; this is translated from the coding sequence ATGCAGAAAATCATGCTCGTCGACGACGACGTGGACATCATCGAAACCTACAAACCCGTACTCGAGGCGGCCGGTTACGAAGTGCGCTACGCGCATGACAGTCAGGCGGGCTTCCGATTGTTCAAGGACTTCCATCCCGACGCCGCGGTGATCGATCTCGCGATGGAGCATTTCGACGCCGGTTTCGCGCTGTGCAAGCGCATCAAGGACACTCCCGAAGGCGAGCACATGCCCGTCATCATCATGACATCCGCCGGACACGACACCGGTATTCGTCTCTCCACGCAGAGCGAAGAAGAAAAGCAGTGGATCAAAGCGGACCATTATCTCGACAAACCCGTACCGCCGCAGGATCTCGTGCAATTCCTGCACGACAGAGTTCTGAAAGCGGTCGGATAG